A stretch of Carya illinoinensis cultivar Pawnee chromosome 14, C.illinoinensisPawnee_v1, whole genome shotgun sequence DNA encodes these proteins:
- the LOC122294755 gene encoding homeobox-leucine zipper protein HAT3-like: MGEIRGKMGEKDDGLGLGLGLGLGLGLRCDGSRSSLKVSPMHNPSQLVQKHKSSWNEMFHLPDRNPDARSTFLGGVDVNQLADCEDENAVSSPNSTISSISGKRSERSEPNGEENEADRDSCPRESDEEDGGDPSRKKLRLSKEQSLVLEETFKEHNTLNPKQKMGLAKQLNLSPRQVEVWFQNRRARTKLKQTEVDYEYLKRCCENLTEENRRLQKEVQELRALKLSPQFYMHMNPPTTLTMCPSCERVAVSSSSTAAPIGPTPRLVVPNVQRPIPINPWAKVPFDAPTSRS, translated from the exons ATGGGAGAAATTAGAGGGAAAATGGGTGAGAAAGACGATGGGTTGGGGTTGGGATTgggattgggtttgggtttgggCTTACGGTGTGATGGGAGTCGGAGTTCTCTGAAAGTGAGTCCCATGCACAACCCTTCACAGTTGGTGCAGAAACACAAGAGTTCTTGGAATGAGATGTTTCATTTACCTG ATCGAAACCCAGATGCGAGGTCGACGTTCCTGGGTGGAGTGGACGTGAACCAGTTGGCGGACTGTGAGGATGAAAATGCGGTTTCTTCACCGAACAGCACGATATCGAGCATCAGCGGAAAGAGGAGCGAGAGATCAGAGCCAAACGGAGAAGAAAATGAGGCTGACAGGGATTCGTGCCCTCGCGAGAGCGACGAGGAAGATGGCGGCGACCCGTCAAGAAAGAAACTCAGGCTGTCAAAGGAGCAGTCTTTGGTTCTGGAGGAGACCTTCAAAGAGCACAATACTCTGAACCCG AAGCAAAAGATGGGTTTGGCAAAGCAGCTGAATCTGAGCCCCAGACAAGTGGAGGTGTGGTTTCAGAACAGGAGGGCAAG GACCAAATTGAAGCAAACAGAGGTGGATTACGAGTACTTGAAGAGGTGTTGTGAGAATCTAACGGAGGAGAACAGGCGGCTTCAGAAGGAGGTGCAGGAGCTTAGAGCACTGAAACTCTCCCCGCAGTTTTACATGCACATGAACCCTCCCACCACCCTCACCATGTGCCCTTCATGTGAGCGTGTGGCTGTCTCATCTTCCTCCACGGCTGCCCCGATTGGCCCGACCCCTCGCCTGGTGGTTCCCAACGTCCAACGGCCCATACCCATTAACCCGTGGGCAAAAGTACCATTCGATGCACCCACTTCACGATCGTGA